The Solanum lycopersicum chromosome 9, SLM_r2.1 genome window below encodes:
- the LOC101250332 gene encoding protein MIZU-KUSSEI 1 has product MPKVDALRRFLLPCFNSTPTSPAPPAPLTISTKKRLSTSLRDDLDDPEQDKKFEEDSYPTTPISTTNPTTSAAIALSAPPRSSKTMVIGTIFGQRRGGHVWFCVQHDRLNTKPSLLLELSIPTTTLIQEMRCGLVRIALESSDSELNRCPLHSIPMWTLFCNGRKIGFAVRRRATQQTRIMLKTMQSMTVGAGVIPSGLVSGTESEEVLYMRANYECIIGGADSESFHLINPDEGPGQEFSIFLLRSK; this is encoded by the coding sequence ATGCCGAAAGTCGATGCTCTCCGTCGATTTCTCCTCCCCTGTTTCAATTCAACACCCACATCGCCAGCACCACCGGCGCCGCTAACAATCTCCACCAAAAAACGTCTGAGTACATCTCTGCGTGACGATCTCGACGACCCAGAACAAGATAAGAAGTTCGAAGAAGATTCATACCCAACAACCCCAATCAGTACTACAAACCCCACGACCAGCGCCGCAATTGCACTCTCAGCTCCGCCGCGTTCTTCCAAAACAATGGTAATCGGAACAATCTTCGGCCAACGTCGCGGTGGACATGTATGGTTCTGCGTACAACACGATCGTCTCAACACGAAGCCTTCACTTCTTCTAGAACTTTCCATTCCAACAACAACCCTAATTCAAGAAATGCGATGTGGATTAGTCCGAATTGCGCTTGAATCATCGGATTCGGAGCTGAACCGTTGCCCGCTCCATTCAATTCCAATGTGGACTCTGTTCTGTAATGGGAGAAAAATCGGGTTTGCGGTTCGGAGACGGGCGACCCAACAGACCCGAATCATGTTGAAGACGATGCAGTCAATGACAGTCGGGGCGGGTGTAATTCCGTCGGGTTTGGTTTCGGGTACCGAATCTGAAGAAGTGTTGTATATGAGAGCTAACTATGAGTGTATTATTGGCGGTGCGGATTCGGAGTCTTTTCATTTGATTAATCCCGATGAAGGTCCGGGTCAAGAATTCAGTATCTTTTTGCTCCGATCCAAATAA
- the LOC101245390 gene encoding BEL1-like homeodomain protein 9, which translates to MAEGFEPYHVPQQSRRDKLRVLLDENNNSNCQIPPLYDPSIVLSSDLSIFQEINGNPFLYTSQIPRFLDHNNTNTNSNSNSNGQGNLSLSLSSLHNNDLSSSKSITTTTSCVPLGPFTGYSSILKRSKFLKPAQILLDELCHVTKGIYVDDSNDDASNLMMDTPQGFTNGEEQFGKKKSRLISMLDEVYHKYKQYHEQLQMVVASFESVAGLGNAAPFANVAIKTMSKHFKCLKDAIIDQLQFTTRKSSHGQINCERGVGISGKGIYCQRQETQPVWRPQRGLPERAVTVLRAWLFDHFLHPYPTDTDKVMLAKQTGLSRNQVSNWFINARVRLWKPMVEEIHMLETREGHNKSSSHREGPNNNNNNDSNNPIEHFPMSNSNACESNTPSTSTSRLQDLPSKRTRNELTNIPNNIGRIADSINLSYGNLSTGVGGGVSLTLGLHQNSGNIGLSEPFPMNAARRFGIDSSTSSGRVIFGGFDEQNGQFGRNNSMVGGQFLHDFAG; encoded by the exons atggctGAAGGATTTGAACCTTATCATGTCCCACAACAAAGTAGAAGAGATAAGCTTAGagttttacttgatgaaaataataatagtaattgtcaAATCCCCCCTCTTTATGATCCATCTATTGTTTTATCTTCagatttatcaatttttcaagaaattaaTGGTAACCCTTTTCTATATACATCTCAAATTCCAAGATTTCTTGatcataataatactaatactaatagtaatagtaatagcaATGGTCAAGGTAATTTATCTTTGTCTTTGTCATCTCTTCATAATAATGACTTGTCTTCGTCTAAGAGTATTACTACGACTACTAGTTGTGTACCACTTGGACCTTTTACGGGGTACTCTTCAATTTTAAAGAGATCAAAGTTTTTGAAACCAGCACAGATTTTGTTGGATGAATTGTGTCATGTTACTAAAGggatttatgttgatgatagtAATGATGATGCTTCTAATTTGATGATGGATACTCCACAAGGTTTTACTAATGGAGAGGAACAATTTGGGAAAAAGAAATCAAGGTTAATTTCAATGCTTGATGAG GTATACCATAAGTACAAGCAATATCATGAGCAACTACAAATGGTTGTGGCATCATTTGAATCAGTTGCTGGACTTGGAAATGCAGCACCATTTGCAAACGTAGCTATAAAAACTATGTCAAAACACTTCAAATGCCTTAAAGATGCCATAATTGACCAACttcaatttacaacaagaaaaTCTTCACATGGTCAAATTAATTGTGAAAGAGGAGTTGGAATTTCTGGCAAAGGAATTTATTGCCAAAGACAAGAAACTCAACCTGTTTGGAGACCACAAAGAGGGCTTCCTGAACGTGCTGTCACTGTACTTAGGGCTTGGTTGTTTGACCATTTTCTTCACCC TTACCCCACGGACACTGATAAAGTTATGTTAGCCAAACAAACTGGACTCTCAAGAAATCAG GTTTCTAATTGGTTCATCAACGCGAGAGTAAGACTTTGGAAACCTATGGTAGAAGAGATTCACATGCTTGAAACTCGAGAAGGTCATAATAAATCTTCTTCACATAGAGAAGGacctaacaacaacaacaacaacgataGTAATAATCCAATTGAACATTTTCCTATGAGTAATTCAAATGCATGTGAAAGTAATACACCATCTACATCAACATCAAGATTACAAGACCTTCCATCTAAACGAACTCGAAATGAGTTAACAAATATTCCCAATAATATTGGAAGAATCGCGGATTCAATAAATTTATCCTATGGAAATTTGTCAACTGGAGTTGGTGGTGGTGTATCGTTAACGTTAGGGCTTCATCAGAACTCCGGTAATATTGGTTTATCGGAGCCATTTCCGATGAATGCAGCTAGACGTTTTGGTATCGATAGTAGTACGAGTAGTGGAAGGGTTATTTTTggtggatttgatgaacaaaatGGACAATTTGGAAGAAATAATAGTATGGTTGGTGGGCAATTCTTGCATGATTTTGCTGGTTGA
- the LOC101246369 gene encoding uncharacterized protein: protein MEARVGVSGHGGGVVEGGARKFLQQPQKPQQHHLQQNHHYHTQQQQQQPQPQPQIGTVPQLLAGGIAGAFSKTCTAPLARLTILFQVQGMHSDIAVLTKPSICREALRIVNEEGFRAFWKGNLVTIAHRLPYSSVNFYAYERYKTILKSIPGLDGKGRYAGADIFVHFVGGGLAGITAAAATYPLDLVRTRLAAQRNTIYYQGICHSLRTICRDEGFFGLYKGLGATLLGVGPSIAISFSVYEALRSYWQAQRPDDPTIAVSLACGSLSGIASSTATFPLDLVRRRKQLEGAGGRARVYNTGIMGIFKHIIRTEGLRGLYRGIMPEYYKVVPSVGIVFMTYETLKKLLSQGPFDS, encoded by the exons aTGGAAGCAAGAGTAGGTGTATCTGGACATGGCGGTGGTGTAGTGGAAGGTGGTGCAAGAAAGTTTTTACAACAACCCCAAAAGCCCCAACAACACCATCTTCAACAAAATCATCATTATCATacacaacagcaacaacaacagccaCAGCCTCAACCTCAGATTGGTACTGTCCCACAGCTTCTTGCTGGTGGCATTGCTGGTGCTTTCAGCAAAACTTGTACTGCTCCCCTTGCCCGTCTCACCATTCTTTTTCAG GTTCAAGGTATGCATTCAGATATTGCAGTATTGACCAAGCCCAGTATATGTCGTGAGGCATTGCGTATTGTCAATGAAGAAGGATTCAGGGCTTTTTGGAAGGGGAACCTGGTCACTATTGCTCACAGGCTTCCTTATTCCTCAGTCAATTTCTATGCTTATGAACGCTACAAGACT ATATTGAAATCAATTCCTGGTCTGGATGGTAAAGGGCGATATGCAGGTGCGGATATTTTCGTGCACTTTGTTGGTGGTGGATTGGCTGGAATTACAGCAGCTGCTGCCACTTATCCGTTAGATCTTGTCAGAACAAGATTAGCTGCACAG AGGAATACCATATACTATCAGGGCATCTGCCACTCTCTTCGTACCATTTGTAGAGATGAAGGCTTTTTTGGATTGTACAAAGGGCTTGGTGCTACATTACTG GGTGTTGGACCTAGTATAGCAATAAGTTTTTCTGTCTATGAGGCTTTGAGATCTTACTGGCAGGCTCAGAG GCCCGATGATCCTACTATTGCAGTAAGTCTTGCTTGTGGAAGTCTGTCAGGAATTGCATCTTCAACTG CAACTTTTCCTTTGGATCTTGTGAGACGAAGAAAGCAGTTGGAAGGAGCAGGAGGACGTGCACGCGTGTACAACACTGGCATAATGGGAATTTTTAAACACATAATCCGAACTGAAGGCTTACGTGGCTTGTACAGAGGGATAATGCCTGAGTACTACAAAGTAGTTCCCAGTGTGGGAATTGTGTTCATGACGTACGAGACACTGAAAAAGCTTCTATCTCAAGGGCCTTTTGATTCTTGA
- the LOC101245688 gene encoding F-box/LRR-repeat protein 14 codes for MDNLPAELLLDILGRIKRTTDRNSVSLTCKRFNKLDNGLIISIRVGCGLHPVCDALTALCNRFHNLEKVEIIYSGWMSKLGKQLDDNGLLILSRCCPLLKDLVLSYCTFITDAGLSYLASCSKLKSLKLNFAPRITGCGILSLVVGCKALSVLHLIRCLSVSSMEWLEYLGKHEMLEDLCIKNCRVIGEGDLIKLGPTWRKLKRLQFEVDANYRYMKRYDRLAVDRWQKQSIPCENMLELCLVNCVISPGRGLACVIGKCKNLEKIHLDMCVGVRDCDIVCLAQKSSNLRSISLRVPSDFSLPLLQNNPLRLTDESLKAVAQNCSLLDTVRLSFSDGEFPSFSSFTLNGILMLIQMCPIRELALDHVYSFDDIGMLALRSAEYLQILELVRCQEITDDGMQLASQIPQLCTLRLRKCLGVTDDGLKPLVGAYKLDFLVVEDCPQISERGVQGAAKSVTFKQDLSWMY; via the coding sequence ATGGATAATTTACCAGCTGAATTACTTCTGGATATATTGGGAAGGATTAAAAGAACTACTGATAGGAACTCTGTATCCCTAACTTGCAAACGCTTCAACAAATTGGATAATGGGCTGATAATATCTATACGCGTAGGGTGTGGTTTACATCCTGTCTGTGATGCATTAACCGCTCTATGCAACAGATTCCATAACTTGGAGAAAGTGGAAATTATTTACTCTGGTTGGATGTCTAAGTTAGGGAAGCAGTTGGATGATAACGGTCTTCTCATCCTTTCACGTTGTTGCCCTTTGCTCAAGGACCTCGTGTTGAGTTATTGTACTTTCATAACGGATGCTGGTCTTAGTTACTTGGCTTCTTGTTCGAAACTTAAatccttgaagttgaacttTGCTCCCAGAATTACTGGTTGTGGCATCCTGTCTCTTGTTGTGGGCTGCAAAGCCCTTAGTGTGCTTCACCTGATTAGATGTCTTAGTGTCAGTAGTATGGAGTGGCTAGAATATCTTGGAAAACATGAAATGCTTGAAGATCTCTGCATCAAGAATTGTAGGGTTATCGGAGAAGGTGATTTGATTAAGCTTGGACCTacttggagaaaattgaagAGACTGCAATTTGAGGTTGATGCCAACTACAGATATATGAAGCGTTATGACCGTTTGGCAGTTGACCGGTGGCAAAAGCAATCGATCCCATGTGAGAACATGCTTGAACTTTGTTTAGTGAACTGTGTTATCAGCCCCGGGAGAGGGCTTGCATGCGTAATAGGGAAATGCAAGAATTTGGAAAAAATTCACTTAGACATGTGTGTTGGGGTTAGGGACTGTGACATAGTATGTTTGGCCCAGAAATCAAGCAACCTTCGATCAATCTCTCTCCGAGTTCCATCAGACTTCTCGCTTCCTCTGCTACAAAACAATCCATTGCGGTTAACAGATGAAAGTCTAAAGGCAGTGGCTCAGAACTGCTCTTTGCTTGATACGGTTAGGTTGTCTTTCTCTGATGGAGAGTTCCCTTCATTTTCTTCCTTTACTTTGAATGGAATACTTATGTTAATACAAATGTGTCCAATAAGAGAACTCGCTCTTGACCATGTGTATTCTTTTGACGATATTGGAATGCTAGCTCTTCGTTCAGCAGAATATCTCCAAATCTTGGAACTTGTAAGGTGCCAAGAAATCACTGATGATGGAATGCAGCTTGCTAGCCAAATTCCTCAATTATGTACATTACGGTTGAGGAAGTGTTTGGGAGTGACCGATGATGGGTTGAAACCTCTCGTCGGGGCTTACAAGTTAGACTTTTTGGTTGTAGAGGATTGTCCACAGATATCAGAAAGGGGAGTTCAAGGAGCTGCAAAGTCTGTCACATTCAAGCAAGATTTGTCATGGATGTACTAA